One genomic window of Corythoichthys intestinalis isolate RoL2023-P3 chromosome 18, ASM3026506v1, whole genome shotgun sequence includes the following:
- the LOC130906575 gene encoding beta-2 adrenergic receptor-like, with product MEVTEVDQSGSGNATQVEYSDIEVVLLGAATAILVAAIVFGNMLVIGAILRFRRLQTVTNLLIASLSAADLIVGAAVVPLGYVYILSGSWQFGDFLCEFWTAMDVLCVTASIETLCVIALDRYLAITSPLRYTTLLTRGRALAAIVGVWAVASLISFPPIHLKLWVSMDQEARRCLADERCCDFNTNAAYAVSSSVVSFYIPLVVMAFLYARVYREAQRQLRKIRKDERRLQYLRSKDDGGGDGREDPEVSEAEKDDKHSFKLSVKEHKAVRTLGIIMGTFTLCWLPFFILNILMAFMHLGDIKLLFRMLNWLGYSNSAFNPLIYCHSPDFRNAFQRILCFRKARRRGRSFCTEGVAEVTTTP from the exons ATGGAG GTCACAGAAGTTGATCAGTCAGGCAGCGGCAACGCCACGCAAGTGGAATACAGTGACATTGAGGTGGTATTGCTGGGAGCTGCCACAGCCATTCTGGTCGCAGCCATAGTTTTCG GCAACATGCTGGTGATCGGCGCCATCTTGCGCTTCCGGCGTCTGCAGACAGTGACCAATCTGCTGATCGCGTCACTGTCGGCAGCCGACCTGATTGTGGGCGCTGCTGTTGTGCCGTTGGGGTACGTCTACATCCTATCGGGCTCGTGGCAGTTTGGCGACTTCCTGTGCGAATTCTGGACAGCCATGGATGTTTTATGCGTCACGGCCAGCATCGAAACGCTGTGCGTCATTGCGCTGGACCGGTACCTCGCCATCACCTCGCCGTTGAGATACACAACGCTGCTTACCAG GGGTCGCGCCCTGGCGGCCATTGTCGGCGTGTGGGCGGTGGCCTCACTGATCTCCTTCCCGCCCATCCATTTGAAGCTCTGGGTGTCCATGGACCAGGAGGCTCGTCGCTGCCTGGCCGACGAGCGCTGCTGTGACTTCAACACCAATGCGGCGTACGCGGTCTCATCCTCAGTGGTCTCCTTCTACATCCCTCTGGTCGTCATggccttcctctacgcacgtgtctATCGAGAGGCGCAACGGCAGCTGCGCAAGATCCGTAAGGACGAGCGGCGCCTGCAGTACCTGCGGTCCAAGGACGACGGTGGAGGTGATGGCAGGGAGGACCCAGAAGTGTCAGAGGCAGAGAAGGACGACAAACACAGCTTTAAACTATCCGTTAAGGAACATAAAGCAGTCAGGACACTGGGGATCATCATGGGGACCTTCACACTCTGCTGGCTTCCCTTCTTCATCCTCAACATCCTGATGGCCTTTATGCATCTGGGGGATATTAAACTGCTCTTCCGCATGCTCAACTGGTTGGGATATTCAAACTCTGCCTTCAATCCGCTCATCTACTGCCACAGTCCTGACTTCAGGAATGCCTTCCAGCGAATCCTGTGCTTCCGCAAAGCCCGCCGGAGGGGAAGAAGCTTTTGCACAGAGGGAGTGGCGGAAGTGACGACCACTCCTTAG
- the ubtd2 gene encoding ubiquitin domain-containing protein 2 isoform X1: protein MLHDLFSLVFKHFHETSTRVLKSEFMALGRNQPLKRERPKWKSDYPMTEGQLRSKRDEFWDTAPAFEGRKEIWDALRAAAGAFENQDHQLAQAILDGASVTLPHGALSECYDELGNRYQLPVYCLVPPVNMIEERSDEPDGSDQDSGGADASTGDDGERQLRLRLSTGRDLRLRVRSTDTVGAMKRRLHSQEGVPAAAQRWFFSGRPLTDRLRLEQINISREYVVQVIISQPPSTPPRREPTPVDS, encoded by the exons ATGCTACATGATTTATTCTCCCTCGTTTTCAAGCATTTCCACGAAACTTCAACACGAGTGTTGAAATCTGAATTCA TGGCTCTGGGGCGCAACCAGCCCCTCAAACGCGAACGACCCAAATGGAAGAGCGACTACCCCATGACAGAGGGCCAGCTGCGCAGCAAGCGCGACGAATTCTGGGATACGGCGCCAGCATTCGAGGGCCGCAAGGAGATCTGGGATGCGTTGAGGGCAGCCGCGGGCGCCTTCGAGAACCAAGACCACCAGTTGGCTCAGGCCATCCTGGACGGCGCGAGCGTCACGCTGCCTCACG GTGCACTGAGCGAATGCTATGACGAGCTGGGCAACCGCTACCAACTGCCAGTCTACTGCCTGGTGCCACCCGTCAACATGATCGAGGAACGCTCTGACGAGCCCGACGGCTCCGACCAGGACTCTGGCGGAGCTGATGCATCGACGGGTGATGACGGCGAGCGCCAGTTGCGCCTGCGCCTCTCCACAGGCCGCGACCTACGCCTGCGGGTGCGCTCGACCGACACGGTGGGCGCCATGAAGCGCCGCCTTCACAGTCAGGAGGGCGTGCCAGCCGCCGCCCAGCGCTGGTTCTTCTCGGGACGCCCACTCACCGACAGGCTGCGTTTGGAGCAGATCAACATCTCACGGGAGTACGTGGTCCAGGTCATCATCAGCCAACCCCCGAGCACGCCCCCCCGACGGGAACCCACGCCCGTGGACAGTTGA
- the LOC130906502 gene encoding actin filament-associated protein 1-like 1 isoform X2, whose product MEKRQNEAVERLVGELVSLLKMLDGESVSAATADKMVSVRNILDTLQVSGSTSDVYMNSCLYGNGTSFVESLFDGFDCDLHALSTSPVQQREEETLADKSTPTDTPPPLPTTPLPEDYYEEAVTPDPSSAPQYFTNNMDACRNSEEDAYYEDADNNYPTTRINGPPKNSYNDSDAVSSSYESYEEEDEEAKAQSPPTRWTAADESADAPVTDCRICAFLLRKKRFGQWAKQLVVVRDNKLQCYKSIKESTPHTELPLSQCSVLYVNKDGRKKKRHELRFSMPSGEVLVLAVQSREQAQRWIKVVQDVGSHCGNMDALSASASPIIQRKLEIDKMLQADRHTSDSDSGPTADCQSSTHGPAPGCGPVHTGDTLGKGKRGALSDLTGSMSRAAGKTINQIITFSKRKPPIAGEPAPSGRHDNPGCGFLNVCVGGIWKERWCTLRAGSLVLQREPGDQRSPVATVPLRGAEVVPGGLGPKHPFSFRVLHGGAELAALEASCSESLGRWLGVMLAETGSGAHPDELHYDYIDVDTLTDIRHAATHSFLWATAAAATSSHGNGATYDEVYESVADDEGGAAKGGPVRRHASFSSRDSDRTEQQAAIKRHASNINQYGRYGKLRAEDDARRYVMQQTDLERQKDVLRRALNALRAERKTLKDAKELKDNGVTDVGVERRLVQLEALCRQKEEERVELELKLTQVKENLNKSLARGAVVAPPTQAAINAKVRGSKTQKLSNNNEIIPVNSAAELRKRPPSLYASSKGNVMQKAKEWESKTCT is encoded by the exons ATGGAGAAACGCCAAAACG AGGCAGTGGAGCGACTGGTCGGCGAACTGGTCAGTCTGCTTAAAATGTTGGATGGTGAGAGTGTCAGCGCCGCCACCGCTGACAAGATGGTGTCAGTGCGCAACATCCTGGACACATTGCAGGTGTCAG GCAGCACTTCGGACGTATACATGAACAGCTGCCTCTACGGTAACGGCACCAGCTTCGTCGAGTCCTTGTTCGACGGTTTTG ACTGTGACCTGCACGCCCTCAGTACCTCCCCTGTCCAACAGAGAGAGGAAGAGACGCTTGCCGATAAATCG ACGCCCACGGATACGCCCCCGCCGCTGCCTACCACTCCCCTCCCGGAGGACTACTACGAGGAGGCTGTTACGCCAGATCCGAGCTCCGCCCCCCAGTACTTCACTAATAACATGGATG CTTGCAGGAACTCTGAGGAGGACGCTTACTACGAAGATGCAGACAACAACTACCCCACCACCAGGATAAATGGGCCTCCCAAAAATTCCT ATAACGACTCAGACGCGGTGAGCAGCTCCTACGAGTCATACGAGGAGGAGGACGAAGAGGCCAAAGCGCAGAGTCCCCCGACGAGGTGGACAGCCGCGGACGAGAGTGCGGACGCTCCAGTTACGGACTGCCGAATTTGTGCCTTCTTGCTGCGGAAGAAACGATTTGGACAGTGGGCCAAGCAGCTGGTGGTTGTGCGAGATAACAAACTACAG TGTTACAAGAGTATCAAGGAGAGCACCCCTCACACGGAGCTTCCCCTCAGCCAGTGCAGCGTACTCTACGTCAACAAGGACGGACGCAAGAAGAAAAGACACGAGTTGCGCTTCTCTATGCCTTCGGGTGAGGTTCTAGTTCTGGCTGTGCAGAGTAGGGAACAGGCCCAGCGATGGATCAAG GTGGTGCAAGACGTTGGCAGTCACTGTGGCAATATGGACGCCCTCAGCGCATCTGCTTCTCCCATTATTCAGAGGAAGCTGGAAATTGACAAG ATGCTACAGGCCGACAGACACACGTCAGACTCCGACAGCGGGCCCACAGCGGACTGTCAATCATCCACACATGGACCAGCGCCGGGATGTGGACCAGTACACACTGGTGACACACTAG GGAAAGGAAAGCGTGGCGCCTTGTCAGACTTAACAGGATCCATGAGCCGTGCGGCAGGAAAGACGATCAATCAAATCATCACTTTCTCCAAACGCAAGCCACCGATTGCAGGAGAGCCCGCTCCCTCTGGTCGCCACGACAACCCTGGCTGCG GCTTTCTGAACGTCTGTGTGGGCGGAATCTGGAAGGAGCGTTGGTGCACGTTGCGTGCAGGAAGTCTGGTTCTGCAGAGGGAGCCGGGTGATCAGCGCTCCCCCGTCGCAACAGTGCCGCTGCGGGGCGCCGAGGTGGTGCCGGGGGGACTCGGCCCCAAGCATCCCTTCTCCTTCCGCGTCCTGCACGGAGGGGCAGAGCTAGCGGCCTTGGAG GCCAGCTGCTCAGAGAGTTTGGGCCGCTGGTTGGGCGTCATGCTCGCTGAGACGGGTAGCGGCGCGCACCCCGACGAGCTCCACTACGACTACATCGACGTGGACACGTTGACGGACATCCGCCACGCCGCCACGCACTCCTTCCT GTGGGCCACCGCGGCCGCCGCCACATCGTCTCACGGCAACGGCGCCACATACGACGAGGTCTACGAAAGTGTAGCG GATGACGAGGGCGGGGCGGCCAAAGGCGGCCCGGTCAGACGCCACGCCTCATTCTCCAGCAGGGACTCTGATAGGACGGAGCAGCAGGCCGCCATCAAAAGACACGCCTCCA ACATCAACCAGTACGGTCGTTACGGGAAACTGCGGGCAGAGGACGACGCCAGGCGGTACGTGATGCAACAGACGGACCTGGAGAGGCAGAAGGACGTCCTCAGACGTGCACTCAACGCCCTGCGTGCCGAGAGGAAAACACTGAAGGATGCTAAAGAATTGAAGGACAATGGTGTCACAG ACGTAGGCGTAGAGCGTCGTTTGGTCCAGTTGGAGGcgctgtgcaggcaaaaggaggAAGAACGGGTGGAACTTGAACTCAAGCTGACCCAAGTCAAAGAAAACCTCAATAAGTCATTGGCCAGGGGCGCCGTTGTGGCTCCACCTACCCAAGCCGCCATCAATGCCAAG GTACGCGGCAGCAAGACACAGAAACTTTCCAACAACAACGAGATCATTCCCGTCAACTCTGCAGCAGAACTCCGAAAACGGCCACCCTCTCTTTatgcctcctccaagggaaacgtCATGCAAAAGGCAAAG GAGTGGGAGTCAAAAACATGCACGTAA
- the LOC130906704 gene encoding lactoylglutathione lyase-like, with amino-acid sequence MNRGLSEQAVADACKEGDPATKDYMMQQTMLRVKDPARSLDFYTRILGMTLLQKIDFPSVRFTLYFLGFENKADIPSDIRERTAWTFSRRATLELTHNWGSESNASLSYHNGNRDPIGFGHIGIAVPDVGIACHLFQSLGVTFIKKPHSGKRKGLAFIQDPDGYWIEIFSPNKMADLMAP; translated from the exons ATGAACAGAGGTTTATCGGAGCAAGCGGTGGCCGATGCCTGCAAGGAAGGAGACCCAGCCACCAAG GACTACATGATGCAGCAAACCATGCTGAGGGTCAAAGATCCCGCTCGATCCCTCGACTTCTACACCCGAATCCTTGGAATGAC GTTGTTGCAGAAGATCGACTTCCCATCCGTGCGCTTCACTCTCTACTTCCTGGGCTTCGAGAACAAGGCTGACATTCCGTCGGACATCCGAGAGAGAACAGCCTGGACTTTTTCCCGGAGAGCCACCTTGGAGCTCACGCA CAATTGGGGGTCCGAGTCAAATGCAAGTTTGTCGTATCACAATGGAAACAGAGACCCCATCGGCTTTG gtcacaTTGGCATCGCTGTTCCCGACGTTGGCATCGCTTGTCACTTGTTTCAATCTCTGGGCGTCACCTTTATCAAGAAACCACACTCTG GCAAGAGGAAAGGTCTGGCCTTCATTCAGGATCCTGAtggctattggattgagatcttcaGTCCAAACAAGATGGCAGACTTGATGGCGCCTTGA
- the ubtd2 gene encoding ubiquitin domain-containing protein 2 isoform X3 produces the protein MALGRNQPLKRERPKWKSDYPMTEGQLRSKRDEFWDTAPAFEGRKEIWDALRAAAGAFENQDHQLAQAILDGASVTLPHGALSECYDELGNRYQLPVYCLVPPVNMIEERSDEPDGSDQDSGGADASTGDDGERQLRLRLSTGRDLRLRVRSTDTVGAMKRRLHSQEGVPAAAQRWFFSGRPLTDRLRLEQINISREYVVQVIISQPPSTPPRREPTPVDS, from the exons A TGGCTCTGGGGCGCAACCAGCCCCTCAAACGCGAACGACCCAAATGGAAGAGCGACTACCCCATGACAGAGGGCCAGCTGCGCAGCAAGCGCGACGAATTCTGGGATACGGCGCCAGCATTCGAGGGCCGCAAGGAGATCTGGGATGCGTTGAGGGCAGCCGCGGGCGCCTTCGAGAACCAAGACCACCAGTTGGCTCAGGCCATCCTGGACGGCGCGAGCGTCACGCTGCCTCACG GTGCACTGAGCGAATGCTATGACGAGCTGGGCAACCGCTACCAACTGCCAGTCTACTGCCTGGTGCCACCCGTCAACATGATCGAGGAACGCTCTGACGAGCCCGACGGCTCCGACCAGGACTCTGGCGGAGCTGATGCATCGACGGGTGATGACGGCGAGCGCCAGTTGCGCCTGCGCCTCTCCACAGGCCGCGACCTACGCCTGCGGGTGCGCTCGACCGACACGGTGGGCGCCATGAAGCGCCGCCTTCACAGTCAGGAGGGCGTGCCAGCCGCCGCCCAGCGCTGGTTCTTCTCGGGACGCCCACTCACCGACAGGCTGCGTTTGGAGCAGATCAACATCTCACGGGAGTACGTGGTCCAGGTCATCATCAGCCAACCCCCGAGCACGCCCCCCCGACGGGAACCCACGCCCGTGGACAGTTGA
- the LOC130906961 gene encoding fibroblast growth factor 13-like — translation MSRAAAIASSLMRQKRQAREREKANTCRGDANEGASSKLNVFARVNLFGGRKKRKRRRPPEPQLKGIVTRLSSRQGFQLQLQSDGTIDGTKEEDSSYAVFNLIPVGLRVVAIQGVQTKLYLAMNSEGFLYTSEHFTPECKFKESVFENYYVTYSSMLYRQQASGRAWYLGLNKEGAIMKGNHVKKNKAAAHFLPKPLKVAMYREPSLHDLTELSRSSSGTPTKSRSASALLNGGKSPSNNDLS, via the exons ATGTCGCGCGCGGCGGCCATCGCCAGCTCGCTGATGCGTCAGAAGCGCCAAGCGCGCGAACGTGAGAAGGCGAACACGTGCCGCGGCGATGCCAACGAGGGCGCCAGCAGCAAATTGAACGTGTTTGCGCGCGTCAATTTGTTCGGGGGCCGCAagaagaggaagaggaggaggccgCCAG AGCCCCAGTTGAAGGGCATTGTGACTCGGCTGTCCAGTCGTCAGGGCTTCCAGCTACAGCTCCAGTCGGACGGAACTATCGACGGAACCAAAGAAGAAGACAGTTCCTACG CCGTGTTCAACCTGATCCCCGTGGGACTTCGAGTGGTCGCCATCCAGGGTGTTCAAACCAAACTGTACCTGGCCATGAACAGCGAGGGCTTCCTATACACCTCT GAACACTTCACACCCGAGTGCAAGTTCAAGGAGTCGGTGTTTGAGAATTACTACGTGACCTACTCGTCCATGCTGTACCGCCAGCAGGCGTCCGGTCGGGCTTGGTACCTTGGACTTAACAAGGAAGGCGCCATCATGAAGGGCAACCATGTCAAGAAAAACAAAGCGGCTGCACACTTCCTCCCCAAACCACTTAAAG TGGCCATGTACAGAGAACCGTCCCTTCACGACCTGACTGAGTTGTCCCGGTCCAGCAGCGGCACGCCGACCAAAAGTCGTAGTGCTTCGGCACTGCTTAACGGAGGGAAATCGCCCAGCAACAATGACCTATCGTAG
- the LOC130906502 gene encoding actin filament-associated protein 1-like 1 isoform X1 produces MEKRQNEAVERLVGELVSLLKMLDGESVSAATADKMVSVRNILDTLQVSGSTSDVYMNSCLYGNGTSFVESLFDGFDCDLHALSTSPVQQREEETLADKSVSGSISFSQLHSVTTFTCCHQTPTDTPPPLPTTPLPEDYYEEAVTPDPSSAPQYFTNNMDACRNSEEDAYYEDADNNYPTTRINGPPKNSYNDSDAVSSSYESYEEEDEEAKAQSPPTRWTAADESADAPVTDCRICAFLLRKKRFGQWAKQLVVVRDNKLQCYKSIKESTPHTELPLSQCSVLYVNKDGRKKKRHELRFSMPSGEVLVLAVQSREQAQRWIKVVQDVGSHCGNMDALSASASPIIQRKLEIDKMLQADRHTSDSDSGPTADCQSSTHGPAPGCGPVHTGDTLGKGKRGALSDLTGSMSRAAGKTINQIITFSKRKPPIAGEPAPSGRHDNPGCGFLNVCVGGIWKERWCTLRAGSLVLQREPGDQRSPVATVPLRGAEVVPGGLGPKHPFSFRVLHGGAELAALEASCSESLGRWLGVMLAETGSGAHPDELHYDYIDVDTLTDIRHAATHSFLWATAAAATSSHGNGATYDEVYESVADDEGGAAKGGPVRRHASFSSRDSDRTEQQAAIKRHASNINQYGRYGKLRAEDDARRYVMQQTDLERQKDVLRRALNALRAERKTLKDAKELKDNGVTDVGVERRLVQLEALCRQKEEERVELELKLTQVKENLNKSLARGAVVAPPTQAAINAKVRGSKTQKLSNNNEIIPVNSAAELRKRPPSLYASSKGNVMQKAKEWESKTCT; encoded by the exons ATGGAGAAACGCCAAAACG AGGCAGTGGAGCGACTGGTCGGCGAACTGGTCAGTCTGCTTAAAATGTTGGATGGTGAGAGTGTCAGCGCCGCCACCGCTGACAAGATGGTGTCAGTGCGCAACATCCTGGACACATTGCAGGTGTCAG GCAGCACTTCGGACGTATACATGAACAGCTGCCTCTACGGTAACGGCACCAGCTTCGTCGAGTCCTTGTTCGACGGTTTTG ACTGTGACCTGCACGCCCTCAGTACCTCCCCTGTCCAACAGAGAGAGGAAGAGACGCTTGCCGATAAATCGGTCAGTGGCTCAatcagtttttctcaattgcacTCTGTAACAACCTTTACCTGCTGTCATCAGACGCCCACGGATACGCCCCCGCCGCTGCCTACCACTCCCCTCCCGGAGGACTACTACGAGGAGGCTGTTACGCCAGATCCGAGCTCCGCCCCCCAGTACTTCACTAATAACATGGATG CTTGCAGGAACTCTGAGGAGGACGCTTACTACGAAGATGCAGACAACAACTACCCCACCACCAGGATAAATGGGCCTCCCAAAAATTCCT ATAACGACTCAGACGCGGTGAGCAGCTCCTACGAGTCATACGAGGAGGAGGACGAAGAGGCCAAAGCGCAGAGTCCCCCGACGAGGTGGACAGCCGCGGACGAGAGTGCGGACGCTCCAGTTACGGACTGCCGAATTTGTGCCTTCTTGCTGCGGAAGAAACGATTTGGACAGTGGGCCAAGCAGCTGGTGGTTGTGCGAGATAACAAACTACAG TGTTACAAGAGTATCAAGGAGAGCACCCCTCACACGGAGCTTCCCCTCAGCCAGTGCAGCGTACTCTACGTCAACAAGGACGGACGCAAGAAGAAAAGACACGAGTTGCGCTTCTCTATGCCTTCGGGTGAGGTTCTAGTTCTGGCTGTGCAGAGTAGGGAACAGGCCCAGCGATGGATCAAG GTGGTGCAAGACGTTGGCAGTCACTGTGGCAATATGGACGCCCTCAGCGCATCTGCTTCTCCCATTATTCAGAGGAAGCTGGAAATTGACAAG ATGCTACAGGCCGACAGACACACGTCAGACTCCGACAGCGGGCCCACAGCGGACTGTCAATCATCCACACATGGACCAGCGCCGGGATGTGGACCAGTACACACTGGTGACACACTAG GGAAAGGAAAGCGTGGCGCCTTGTCAGACTTAACAGGATCCATGAGCCGTGCGGCAGGAAAGACGATCAATCAAATCATCACTTTCTCCAAACGCAAGCCACCGATTGCAGGAGAGCCCGCTCCCTCTGGTCGCCACGACAACCCTGGCTGCG GCTTTCTGAACGTCTGTGTGGGCGGAATCTGGAAGGAGCGTTGGTGCACGTTGCGTGCAGGAAGTCTGGTTCTGCAGAGGGAGCCGGGTGATCAGCGCTCCCCCGTCGCAACAGTGCCGCTGCGGGGCGCCGAGGTGGTGCCGGGGGGACTCGGCCCCAAGCATCCCTTCTCCTTCCGCGTCCTGCACGGAGGGGCAGAGCTAGCGGCCTTGGAG GCCAGCTGCTCAGAGAGTTTGGGCCGCTGGTTGGGCGTCATGCTCGCTGAGACGGGTAGCGGCGCGCACCCCGACGAGCTCCACTACGACTACATCGACGTGGACACGTTGACGGACATCCGCCACGCCGCCACGCACTCCTTCCT GTGGGCCACCGCGGCCGCCGCCACATCGTCTCACGGCAACGGCGCCACATACGACGAGGTCTACGAAAGTGTAGCG GATGACGAGGGCGGGGCGGCCAAAGGCGGCCCGGTCAGACGCCACGCCTCATTCTCCAGCAGGGACTCTGATAGGACGGAGCAGCAGGCCGCCATCAAAAGACACGCCTCCA ACATCAACCAGTACGGTCGTTACGGGAAACTGCGGGCAGAGGACGACGCCAGGCGGTACGTGATGCAACAGACGGACCTGGAGAGGCAGAAGGACGTCCTCAGACGTGCACTCAACGCCCTGCGTGCCGAGAGGAAAACACTGAAGGATGCTAAAGAATTGAAGGACAATGGTGTCACAG ACGTAGGCGTAGAGCGTCGTTTGGTCCAGTTGGAGGcgctgtgcaggcaaaaggaggAAGAACGGGTGGAACTTGAACTCAAGCTGACCCAAGTCAAAGAAAACCTCAATAAGTCATTGGCCAGGGGCGCCGTTGTGGCTCCACCTACCCAAGCCGCCATCAATGCCAAG GTACGCGGCAGCAAGACACAGAAACTTTCCAACAACAACGAGATCATTCCCGTCAACTCTGCAGCAGAACTCCGAAAACGGCCACCCTCTCTTTatgcctcctccaagggaaacgtCATGCAAAAGGCAAAG GAGTGGGAGTCAAAAACATGCACGTAA
- the ubtd2 gene encoding ubiquitin domain-containing protein 2 isoform X2, which yields MGGCVGSQHDSSGSLNDNSDGTGVALGRNQPLKRERPKWKSDYPMTEGQLRSKRDEFWDTAPAFEGRKEIWDALRAAAGAFENQDHQLAQAILDGASVTLPHGALSECYDELGNRYQLPVYCLVPPVNMIEERSDEPDGSDQDSGGADASTGDDGERQLRLRLSTGRDLRLRVRSTDTVGAMKRRLHSQEGVPAAAQRWFFSGRPLTDRLRLEQINISREYVVQVIISQPPSTPPRREPTPVDS from the exons ATGGGTGGCTGCGTGGGGAGCCAGCACGACTCCTCGGGCAGCTTGAACGACAACTCGGACGGAACCGGAG TGGCTCTGGGGCGCAACCAGCCCCTCAAACGCGAACGACCCAAATGGAAGAGCGACTACCCCATGACAGAGGGCCAGCTGCGCAGCAAGCGCGACGAATTCTGGGATACGGCGCCAGCATTCGAGGGCCGCAAGGAGATCTGGGATGCGTTGAGGGCAGCCGCGGGCGCCTTCGAGAACCAAGACCACCAGTTGGCTCAGGCCATCCTGGACGGCGCGAGCGTCACGCTGCCTCACG GTGCACTGAGCGAATGCTATGACGAGCTGGGCAACCGCTACCAACTGCCAGTCTACTGCCTGGTGCCACCCGTCAACATGATCGAGGAACGCTCTGACGAGCCCGACGGCTCCGACCAGGACTCTGGCGGAGCTGATGCATCGACGGGTGATGACGGCGAGCGCCAGTTGCGCCTGCGCCTCTCCACAGGCCGCGACCTACGCCTGCGGGTGCGCTCGACCGACACGGTGGGCGCCATGAAGCGCCGCCTTCACAGTCAGGAGGGCGTGCCAGCCGCCGCCCAGCGCTGGTTCTTCTCGGGACGCCCACTCACCGACAGGCTGCGTTTGGAGCAGATCAACATCTCACGGGAGTACGTGGTCCAGGTCATCATCAGCCAACCCCCGAGCACGCCCCCCCGACGGGAACCCACGCCCGTGGACAGTTGA